A window from Chitinophaga filiformis encodes these proteins:
- a CDS encoding methionyl-tRNA formyltransferase encodes MAYTLANQGLQVCIFYAPSEDVIAHQKVTGFIQATGLPFRQELSQADDVYQWLEDVKPETVFVYGYRHLLDVSRFNGIPAYNIHPGPLPSFRGPSPAFWQLKTGQPTLGFTIHELSSRFDAGKVVWTRSIANLPQYHYGMVNQLCSQLCVEGVAIILNAVRKLAPFPEIAPTDAAEAYHKRPQLKDVLIDWDKMDAVEICNLIRACNPWNKGALTVFQGQEVKLMDGMVTELQTAHPPGTMMVRGDGLYIACAGGKSIKSNMLYMHDGYLPSYHTSIYGLNHGARLGA; translated from the coding sequence ATGGCATACACACTTGCAAACCAGGGTTTGCAGGTGTGTATCTTTTATGCCCCTTCCGAAGATGTGATCGCTCATCAGAAAGTAACAGGCTTTATACAGGCCACCGGCCTGCCCTTCAGACAGGAACTGAGCCAGGCAGACGACGTATATCAATGGCTGGAAGACGTAAAACCGGAAACGGTCTTTGTGTATGGCTACCGGCACCTGCTGGATGTAAGCCGCTTCAATGGCATACCGGCCTATAATATTCATCCCGGGCCGCTCCCCTCCTTCCGCGGTCCCTCGCCGGCTTTCTGGCAATTGAAAACAGGACAGCCTACACTGGGATTTACCATTCATGAGCTCTCGTCCCGCTTCGATGCAGGGAAAGTGGTATGGACAAGAAGCATCGCAAATCTGCCCCAATACCACTATGGCATGGTAAACCAGCTCTGTAGCCAGTTATGTGTGGAAGGGGTGGCTATCATCTTAAATGCAGTACGAAAACTGGCGCCATTTCCGGAAATAGCACCAACAGATGCTGCGGAGGCTTATCATAAACGGCCGCAGCTGAAAGATGTGCTCATAGACTGGGATAAAATGGATGCGGTAGAAATATGCAACCTTATCAGGGCCTGCAATCCCTGGAACAAAGGCGCCCTGACCGTCTTTCAGGGACAGGAAGTAAAGCTGATGGATGGCATGGTGACCGAATTGCAGACAGCCCATCCACCAGGTACCATGATGGTCCGGGGAGATGGGTTGTACATTGCCTGTGCCGGCGGCAAAAGTATCAAATCTAATATGCTATATATGCATGACGGCTACCTGCCCTCCTATCATACAAGCATATACGGACTGAACCATGGCGCCAGACTGGGTGCCTGA
- a CDS encoding phage tail protein: MDNYLGEIRVFAGNFAPVGWALCNGALLAISQYEALFTLLGTQYGGDGQTTFGLPDLRQRIAISTGQISPSGGSQTYLLGQAAGTPNVTLLQTNIPAHTHNLVATNTTATTGDPTNNLLAVSNGNNNTGPTAYPDVNLYTTLPLPSGGTATPNALLDPGTINPSGGTQPHDNSMPYVVINYIIATEGIYPSSF; the protein is encoded by the coding sequence ATGGATAATTACTTAGGCGAGATCAGGGTATTTGCCGGCAACTTCGCGCCTGTAGGTTGGGCACTGTGCAACGGCGCCCTGTTGGCTATCAGCCAGTATGAAGCACTCTTTACGTTGCTGGGCACGCAGTATGGCGGCGATGGACAAACCACTTTCGGCCTGCCCGACCTGCGGCAGCGAATTGCCATAAGTACCGGGCAGATCTCCCCTTCCGGAGGCTCACAAACTTACCTGCTGGGGCAGGCCGCCGGTACGCCCAATGTGACCCTGCTGCAAACCAATATACCAGCACACACCCACAATCTTGTTGCCACCAATACGACCGCCACTACCGGCGATCCGACCAATAACCTGCTGGCAGTTTCCAATGGCAATAACAACACAGGGCCTACGGCGTACCCTGACGTGAACTTATATACTACGTTGCCGCTGCCTTCCGGAGGCACTGCCACGCCCAATGCCTTACTGGACCCGGGAACAATAAATCCCAGCGGAGGCACACAACCGCACGACAACTCGATGCCCTATGTGGTCATCAATTATATCATCGCTACAGAAGGTATTTATCCTTCTTCATTTTGA
- a CDS encoding phage tail protein gives MENYLGEIRLFPYTQIPRGWVLCSGQTLPIAQNQALFSLLGVNYGGNGTTTFMLPNLNGRTIVGTGTSKSGSTYQIGQAAGTETVTLTTGNLPAHTHLVSANVSYDTGSPNTNYFANPNTPTSPTQPGQNTGTVNLYAPAGGPLVNMAPCITNTGGGQPHTNRMPYLAMNFCIATQGIYPSRS, from the coding sequence ATGGAAAATTACCTCGGAGAGATCCGCTTATTCCCTTATACACAGATCCCCAGGGGATGGGTACTCTGCAGTGGACAAACATTGCCGATCGCGCAGAACCAGGCTTTGTTCTCCCTCCTCGGCGTCAATTACGGCGGCAATGGCACCACTACCTTCATGCTTCCCAACCTCAACGGCCGTACGATCGTTGGTACAGGCACCAGCAAAAGCGGCAGCACTTACCAGATCGGCCAGGCAGCAGGTACTGAAACGGTTACACTGACCACCGGCAATCTGCCGGCACATACCCACCTCGTGAGCGCTAATGTCTCTTACGATACCGGTAGTCCCAACACCAATTACTTCGCTAACCCGAACACACCTACCAGCCCTACGCAACCAGGACAGAATACAGGCACGGTCAACCTGTATGCGCCAGCCGGAGGCCCCCTGGTGAACATGGCCCCCTGCATCACCAACACAGGCGGCGGCCAGCCGCACACCAACAGGATGCCTTACCTGGCAATGAACTTCTGCATTGCAACACAGGGCATATACCCATCAAGATCATAA
- a CDS encoding phage tail protein: protein MADGYIGEIRAFAFNFTPRGWLPCNGAVYPIQSNSALFAILGIQYGGNGTTTFAVPDLRGVAALGINLMQPGFNTPGTTGGSETVTLTTATMPAHMHNVEAVVRTSQPQTAAAISQPGSNAYLTNGYSLTAAKGIVVYSNNKGNITLNPQTVGVTGSTTPHANMDPYLAMTYCVCSEGVFPQRP, encoded by the coding sequence ATGGCAGATGGTTATATCGGCGAAATCAGAGCCTTTGCTTTCAATTTTACCCCACGTGGATGGCTACCCTGCAACGGAGCCGTCTATCCTATTCAAAGCAATTCCGCCTTATTTGCCATACTGGGCATCCAGTATGGTGGTAATGGCACGACCACTTTTGCAGTACCCGACCTCAGGGGCGTAGCTGCATTGGGTATTAATCTCATGCAGCCCGGTTTCAATACGCCCGGTACTACCGGCGGCTCGGAAACGGTGACATTAACAACGGCCACGATGCCCGCGCACATGCACAATGTGGAAGCGGTGGTGCGTACCAGTCAGCCGCAAACAGCCGCCGCCATTTCACAGCCCGGCAGCAACGCGTACCTCACCAATGGCTATTCGCTTACTGCAGCCAAGGGTATTGTGGTCTATTCGAACAACAAGGGGAATATCACGCTCAATCCGCAGACAGTAGGGGTTACCGGCAGCACCACCCCGCATGCGAACATGGACCCTTATCTGGCAATGACCTATTGCGTTTGTTCAGAAGGCGTCTTTCCGCAAAGGCCCTGA